A region from the Mycobacteriales bacterium genome encodes:
- a CDS encoding RNA methyltransferase — MHTVTDPGDPRIADFRDLTSADRRPDLPGGRGLVIAEGVPVVRRLLDSPYRPRAVLGVAARLADLDPDLRGLPVPVYATTADVLARTVGFNLNRGVLASADRAPEPALAPLLAAARRLLVLEGVNDHENLGSLFRNAAGLGVDAVLLGPRCADPLYRRSVRVSMGHVLRVPFVHVPTWAALRSALAGFTVLALAPHPPSVPLSTVDPSTPRLALLLGAEGPGLSEEALAAADGRVRIPMADGVDSLNVATAAAIAIHQLRLPQANRRNDQETSLDE; from the coding sequence ATGCATACGGTGACCGACCCGGGTGATCCACGGATCGCCGACTTCCGCGATCTCACCTCCGCCGACCGCCGGCCCGACCTCCCGGGCGGCCGCGGGCTGGTGATCGCCGAGGGCGTGCCGGTGGTCCGGCGGCTGCTCGACTCGCCGTACCGGCCGCGGGCCGTGCTGGGCGTCGCGGCCCGGCTGGCCGACCTGGACCCGGACCTCCGTGGGCTGCCGGTGCCGGTCTACGCCACCACCGCGGACGTGCTGGCGCGCACGGTCGGCTTCAACCTCAACCGGGGCGTGCTCGCCTCGGCCGACCGCGCGCCCGAGCCGGCGCTGGCGCCGCTGCTGGCCGCCGCCCGCCGGCTGCTCGTCCTGGAGGGCGTCAACGACCACGAGAACCTCGGCTCGCTGTTCCGCAACGCGGCCGGCCTCGGGGTCGACGCGGTGCTGCTCGGGCCGCGCTGCGCCGACCCGCTCTACCGCCGGTCGGTACGGGTCTCGATGGGGCACGTGCTGCGGGTGCCGTTCGTGCACGTGCCGACCTGGGCCGCGCTGCGCTCGGCGCTCGCGGGGTTCACGGTGCTCGCGCTGGCGCCGCACCCGCCGTCCGTACCGCTGTCCACTGTGGACCCCTCGACGCCCCGGCTGGCGTTGCTGCTCGGGGCCGAGGGGCCGGGCCTGAGCGAGGAGGCGCTGGCCGCGGCGGACGGGCGGGTGCGGATCCCGATGGCGGACGGCGTCGACTCCCTGAACGTGGCCACCGCCGCCGCCATCGCGATCCACCAGCTGCGGCTCCCGCAAGCCAACCGGCGAAACGACCAAGAAACCAGTTTAGACGAGTGA
- a CDS encoding ABC transporter ATP-binding protein codes for MTAVENATGAIEDKDWRGVAAEDVDELPEKISIVLRARSRRLLGSLLRPHRKALWVVLVLVLLQNGAAMVGPWLVGVGIDRGIPALRNGDWRPLLTVGGVLLLAAVADALLRALFLLRAGRIGQAVLLDLRRRLFDHVQRLSPAFHERYTSGRVIARLTSDVDALNELLDEGLDGLVTALLSVVSIGIILMVLDLPLALVTLATFLPLYVLSRWFRSRSFAAYRRTRETNSALIVQFVESLAGIRAVQAFRREPRNGQIFEQLNDDVRASNATSFRLMALFVPGVAILATIATVTVLFYGGHRVLDGDMQVGVLTAFLLYLRRFFDPMQDIAVFFNSFQSASAALEKLSGVLEEQPSVPEPADPTPLPDAHGEVAFRALRFGYRDTVVLPNLDVTIPAGQTVALVGATGAGKTTVARLLSRFYDPLAGQVLLDGIDLRQLSESDLRRSVVLVTQENFLFSGSVADNIAFGRPEATREQIVAAARAIGADEFISALPEGYDTDVRKRGGRLSAGQRQLVAFARAFLADPAVLILDEATSSLDVPSERAVQRALRTILTERTSLIIAHRLSTVEIADRVLVMEAGRIVEDGSPDELVGGEGRFAGLHRAWRDSLV; via the coding sequence GTGACCGCGGTGGAGAACGCGACGGGAGCGATCGAGGACAAGGACTGGCGGGGCGTCGCCGCCGAGGACGTCGACGAGCTGCCGGAGAAGATCAGCATCGTGCTGCGGGCCCGCAGCCGGCGGCTGCTGGGCAGCCTGCTGCGCCCGCACCGCAAGGCGCTGTGGGTCGTGCTCGTGCTGGTGCTGCTGCAGAACGGCGCCGCGATGGTGGGCCCGTGGTTGGTGGGCGTCGGCATCGACCGGGGCATCCCGGCGCTGAGGAACGGCGACTGGCGCCCGCTGCTCACCGTCGGCGGCGTGCTGCTGCTCGCGGCCGTCGCGGACGCCTTGCTGCGCGCCCTGTTCCTGCTGCGCGCGGGCCGGATCGGGCAGGCCGTGCTGCTGGACCTGCGCCGGCGGCTGTTCGACCACGTGCAGCGGCTCTCGCCGGCCTTCCACGAGCGCTACACCTCGGGCCGGGTGATCGCCCGGCTCACCTCGGACGTGGACGCGCTCAACGAGCTGCTCGACGAGGGCCTGGACGGGCTGGTCACCGCGCTGCTCTCGGTGGTCTCGATCGGCATCATCCTGATGGTGCTGGACCTGCCGCTGGCGCTGGTCACGCTGGCCACGTTCCTGCCGCTGTACGTGCTCTCGCGCTGGTTCCGGAGCCGCTCCTTCGCCGCGTACCGGCGGACGCGGGAAACGAACTCGGCCCTGATCGTGCAGTTCGTGGAGTCCCTGGCCGGGATCCGGGCGGTGCAGGCGTTCCGCCGGGAGCCCCGCAATGGGCAGATCTTCGAGCAGCTGAACGACGACGTCCGGGCCTCGAACGCGACCTCGTTCCGGCTGATGGCACTGTTCGTGCCGGGAGTGGCGATCCTGGCCACGATCGCCACCGTGACCGTCCTGTTCTACGGCGGCCACCGGGTCCTCGACGGCGACATGCAGGTCGGCGTGCTCACCGCGTTCCTGCTCTACCTGCGCCGGTTCTTCGACCCGATGCAGGACATCGCGGTGTTCTTCAACTCCTTCCAGTCGGCCAGCGCGGCGCTGGAGAAGCTGTCCGGGGTGCTGGAGGAGCAGCCGTCGGTGCCCGAGCCGGCCGACCCGACGCCGCTGCCGGACGCCCACGGCGAGGTCGCGTTCCGGGCCCTGCGCTTCGGCTACCGGGACACGGTCGTGCTGCCGAACCTGGACGTGACGATCCCGGCCGGCCAGACGGTCGCGCTGGTCGGCGCGACCGGGGCCGGCAAGACCACGGTGGCCCGGCTGCTGTCCCGCTTCTACGACCCGCTCGCCGGCCAGGTGCTGCTGGACGGGATCGACCTGCGGCAGCTGTCCGAGTCGGACCTGCGCCGCTCGGTGGTGCTGGTGACGCAGGAGAACTTCCTGTTCTCCGGCTCGGTCGCCGACAACATCGCCTTCGGGCGGCCCGAGGCGACCCGGGAGCAGATCGTCGCGGCCGCCCGGGCCATCGGCGCGGACGAGTTCATCAGCGCGCTGCCGGAGGGGTACGACACGGACGTCCGCAAGCGCGGTGGCCGGCTCTCGGCCGGGCAGCGGCAGCTGGTCGCGTTCGCCCGGGCGTTCCTGGCCGACCCGGCCGTGCTGATCCTGGACGAGGCGACCTCGTCGCTGGACGTGCCGAGCGAGCGGGCCGTGCAGCGGGCGCTGCGCACGATCCTGACCGAGCGGACCTCGCTGATCATCGCGCACCGGCTGTCCACGGTGGAGATCGCGGACCGGGTGCTGGTGATGGAGGCCGGCCGGATCGTCGAGGACGGCTCGCCGGACGAACTGGTCGGCGGCGAGGGCCGGTTCGCCGGCCTGCACCGGGCCTGGCGGGACTCACTCGTCTAA
- a CDS encoding ABC transporter ATP-binding protein: MSQRRTTYTSLRRTGTYAKPYRAGFLAMTAAALASELAPAAVPLIAQRVVDDAIRTHDRGALLPLSGLALLLGALEALAVLVRRWVMSKAALGVETDIRRDLYGHLQGLPVSFHDRWQSGQLLSRATEDLSTIRRFLGFALVFLVVNSTVCVVVGILLFFSYWPLALVVVVFAVPLVITTRHFEVRYSTISRRAQDLGGELTTSVEESAGGIGTIRSFGRRKLVLGRFMNQAKELREVQLEKVRVLAYFWAVLEIFPQIVLALVTLGGGIAVANGQLSLGGLVAFVSLFLMLQWPIDSLGWLTAQAQEAETAAERVYEVLDTPSAVLDRPGVQPMRAVSGRLRLDGVGFRYPGGDHDVLHDVTLDIAPGETVALVGATGSGKTTLTALIPRLYDVTAGRVLLDDTDVRDIPLAQLRQAVAVAFEEPTLFSVSARENLTFGRPDATDAEVEEALRVAQAEFVYDLPWGLDTRLGEQGLTLSGGQRQRLALARAVLGRPRVLVLDDPLSALDVHTEALVEQALRRVLSGTTALVVAHRASTVLLADRVALLIDGTLAAVGTHSELLAEVPAYRDLLAQESDLEEVGT, encoded by the coding sequence GTGTCCCAGCGCCGAACGACCTATACCTCGCTCCGGCGCACGGGGACGTACGCGAAGCCGTATCGCGCCGGTTTCCTCGCCATGACCGCCGCCGCGCTGGCCTCCGAGCTCGCCCCCGCGGCGGTCCCGCTGATCGCGCAGCGGGTCGTCGACGACGCGATCCGGACCCATGACCGCGGCGCGCTGCTGCCCCTGTCCGGACTGGCCCTGCTGCTCGGCGCGCTGGAGGCGCTGGCCGTTCTGGTCCGCCGCTGGGTGATGAGCAAGGCCGCGCTCGGGGTCGAGACCGACATCCGCCGCGACCTGTACGGACACCTGCAGGGTCTGCCGGTCTCGTTCCACGACCGCTGGCAGTCCGGGCAGCTGCTGTCCCGGGCGACCGAGGACCTGTCCACGATCCGCCGGTTCCTCGGCTTCGCGCTGGTCTTCCTGGTGGTGAACTCGACCGTCTGCGTGGTGGTCGGGATCCTGCTGTTCTTCTCGTACTGGCCGCTGGCGCTCGTGGTGGTCGTCTTCGCGGTCCCGCTGGTGATCACCACGCGGCACTTCGAGGTCCGCTACTCGACAATCTCCCGCCGGGCCCAGGACCTCGGCGGCGAGCTGACCACGAGCGTCGAGGAGTCGGCCGGCGGCATCGGCACGATCCGCTCGTTCGGCCGCCGGAAGCTGGTGCTGGGCCGGTTCATGAACCAGGCCAAGGAGCTGCGCGAGGTCCAGCTGGAGAAGGTCCGGGTGCTGGCCTACTTCTGGGCCGTGCTCGAGATCTTCCCCCAGATCGTGCTCGCGCTGGTGACGCTCGGCGGCGGCATCGCGGTCGCGAACGGTCAGCTGAGCCTGGGCGGGCTGGTCGCGTTCGTCTCGCTGTTCCTGATGCTGCAGTGGCCGATCGACTCGCTGGGCTGGCTGACCGCGCAGGCCCAGGAGGCCGAGACCGCGGCCGAGCGAGTGTACGAGGTGCTCGACACGCCGTCCGCCGTGCTCGACCGCCCCGGCGTGCAGCCGATGCGGGCGGTCTCCGGGCGGCTGCGGCTGGACGGCGTCGGCTTCCGCTACCCCGGCGGCGACCACGACGTGCTGCACGACGTGACGCTGGACATCGCCCCGGGCGAGACGGTCGCGCTGGTCGGCGCCACCGGCTCGGGCAAGACCACGCTCACCGCCCTCATCCCCCGCCTGTACGACGTGACCGCGGGCCGGGTGCTGCTCGACGACACCGACGTCCGGGACATCCCGCTGGCGCAGCTGCGCCAGGCTGTCGCGGTCGCGTTCGAGGAGCCGACGCTGTTCTCGGTCAGCGCCCGGGAGAACCTCACCTTCGGCCGCCCCGACGCGACCGACGCGGAGGTCGAGGAGGCGCTGCGGGTCGCCCAGGCCGAGTTCGTGTACGACCTGCCCTGGGGCCTGGACACCCGCCTCGGCGAGCAGGGGCTGACCCTCTCCGGCGGCCAGCGGCAGCGGCTGGCGCTGGCCCGGGCGGTGCTCGGGCGGCCGCGGGTGCTGGTGCTGGACGACCCGCTGTCGGCGCTGGACGTGCACACCGAGGCGCTGGTCGAGCAGGCGCTGCGCCGCGTGCTGAGCGGCACCACGGCGCTGGTCGTGGCCCACCGGGCCTCGACCGTGCTGCTCGCCGACCGGGTGGCGCTGCTGATCGACGGCACCCTGGCCGCGGTCGGCACCCACTCGGAGCTGCTCGCGGAGGTCCCCGCGTACCGGGACCTGCTGGCTCAGGAGTCCGACCTGGAGGAGGTGGGGACGTGA
- the sepH gene encoding septation protein SepH, which yields MRQLRFVGLAEDGASLLLESPTGESYRLPVDERVRAACRGDLTRLGQIEIEMDNPLRPREIQVRVRGGESAEQVAAASGMPLDRVLRFAYAVLQERDRVAAQARTTAIRPPAPQELGDLVEERLISRGTDASTLQWDAWRREDGRWAVRLAWRHSDRGHEANWSLDLARRALLPEDPAAEQLSAKEFHARTITAVTPLAVAARAADGPTRRRGPEPNHLPPVADHRTERSDAGSDRADAGRGRADTGGGRADTGGGRADAGRGRADAGGGRADADAGTGRADAGRGRLGERRGQDATGRDEGKQALADRADAGGGSAPIGGAASSRTAPADSSPPTVSVGNTALDTSAESAPDARPETVRTSTESQQTPAGTAERSGRPSLDEIRAGAARPGSDRRAGPTQVAAARAATRTRTTAERRPTGGARPDRSADGTRDQPAGSESPTASSAARAESPTTGSAARAEGPVAESPTRNGRPTRNGSPTRNGSPGRVANPAEERRPIRRGDGIRTGRTAETPAETRTETPAETRTETPTDDEDVRRIAAGGGTIPLPVGPSADDDRARRATVPSWDDILLGVRRKH from the coding sequence TTGCGACAGCTGCGATTCGTCGGGCTCGCCGAGGACGGCGCCAGCCTGTTGCTGGAAAGCCCGACCGGGGAGTCCTACCGACTGCCCGTCGACGAGCGGGTCCGGGCAGCCTGCCGCGGTGACCTGACCCGGCTCGGCCAGATCGAGATCGAGATGGACAACCCGCTGCGGCCGCGCGAGATCCAGGTGCGCGTCCGGGGCGGCGAGTCGGCCGAGCAGGTCGCGGCCGCGTCGGGGATGCCGCTGGACCGGGTGCTGCGGTTCGCGTACGCGGTGCTGCAGGAGCGGGACCGCGTCGCCGCGCAGGCCCGGACCACCGCGATCCGGCCGCCGGCGCCCCAGGAGCTCGGCGACCTGGTCGAGGAACGGCTGATCAGCCGCGGTACGGACGCGAGCACGCTGCAGTGGGACGCCTGGCGGCGCGAGGACGGGCGCTGGGCCGTACGGCTGGCGTGGCGGCACAGCGACCGGGGCCACGAGGCGAACTGGAGCCTCGACCTGGCCCGGCGGGCGCTGCTGCCGGAGGACCCGGCGGCCGAGCAGCTGAGCGCGAAGGAGTTCCACGCGCGCACGATCACCGCGGTGACGCCGCTGGCGGTCGCGGCACGGGCGGCCGACGGGCCGACGCGGCGCCGCGGCCCCGAGCCCAACCACCTCCCGCCGGTCGCTGACCACCGGACCGAGCGCTCCGACGCCGGTTCGGACCGGGCCGACGCCGGTCGCGGCCGGGCCGACACCGGTGGTGGACGGGCCGACACCGGTGGTGGACGGGCCGACGCCGGTCGCGGCCGGGCCGACGCCGGTGGTGGCCGGGCCGACGCCGACGCCGGTACCGGCCGGGCCGACGCCGGTCGCGGACGGCTCGGCGAGCGACGGGGACAGGACGCGACCGGACGGGACGAGGGCAAGCAAGCCCTCGCCGATCGGGCCGACGCCGGCGGTGGGTCCGCCCCGATCGGTGGCGCCGCGTCCTCGCGCACGGCGCCGGCGGACAGTTCCCCTCCAACCGTGTCGGTCGGCAACACCGCACTGGACACTTCGGCCGAGAGCGCTCCGGACGCACGGCCGGAGACGGTCCGGACCTCGACCGAGTCGCAGCAGACGCCCGCCGGGACGGCTGAGCGGAGCGGTCGGCCGAGCCTGGACGAGATCCGCGCCGGCGCCGCTCGCCCCGGCTCCGATCGCCGGGCCGGCCCGACCCAGGTCGCCGCCGCCCGCGCGGCGACGCGTACCCGGACCACCGCCGAGCGGCGCCCCACCGGCGGCGCTCGCCCGGATCGGTCCGCCGACGGCACCCGCGACCAACCGGCCGGCAGCGAGAGCCCGACGGCCAGCAGCGCTGCCCGCGCCGAGAGCCCGACGACCGGCAGCGCTGCCCGCGCCGAAGGCCCGGTGGCCGAGAGCCCGACCCGGAACGGGCGCCCGACCCGGAACGGGAGCCCGACCCGGAACGGGAGCCCGGGCCGTGTGGCGAACCCGGCTGAGGAGCGGCGGCCGATCCGGCGGGGCGACGGCATCCGTACCGGCCGGACGGCCGAGACACCGGCCGAGACGCGGACGGAGACGCCGGCCGAGACGCGGACGGAGACGCCGACAGACGACGAGGACGTACGGCGGATCGCCGCCGGCGGCGGCACGATCCCGCTGCCCGTCGGCCCGTCCGCCGATGACGACCGCGCCCGCCGGGCCACGGTCCCGTCCTGGGACGACATCCTGCTCGGGGTCCGACGAAAGCACTGA
- a CDS encoding SigE family RNA polymerase sigma factor has protein sequence MDAEAEREFREFVAARAGALFRSAYLLTGQREAAEDLLQTVLAKVALRWSRIDGPPDPYVRKALYHEQVGRWRRRGREVFGVPETVAPGDHAASTDLRLSLAAALRTLTVRQRAVIVLRYVDDLPEAEVAAALDVSVGTVRSTASRALARLRSTCPELVEEATR, from the coding sequence ATGGACGCGGAGGCGGAACGGGAGTTCCGGGAGTTCGTCGCGGCCCGCGCGGGCGCGCTGTTCCGGTCGGCGTACCTGCTGACCGGGCAGCGGGAGGCGGCCGAGGACCTGCTGCAGACCGTGCTGGCCAAGGTCGCGCTGCGGTGGTCGCGCATCGACGGGCCGCCGGACCCGTACGTGCGCAAGGCGCTCTACCACGAGCAGGTCGGACGCTGGCGGCGACGCGGGCGCGAGGTCTTCGGGGTCCCGGAGACGGTCGCTCCCGGTGACCACGCCGCCAGCACCGACCTCCGGCTCTCGCTGGCCGCGGCGCTGCGCACGCTGACCGTCCGGCAGCGGGCCGTGATCGTGCTGCGCTACGTCGACGACCTGCCCGAGGCCGAGGTCGCGGCCGCGCTGGACGTCTCCGTCGGCACCGTGCGCAGCACCGCCTCCCGGGCCCTGGCCCGGCTGCGCAGCACCTGTCCCGAACTGGTCGAGGAGGCGACGCGATGA
- the serC gene encoding phosphoserine transaminase: MTSAPRIQLPDDLKPRDGRFGCGPSKVRPEALAALAGAGAAVMGTSHRQAPVKDLVHRVRTGLSALFSAPDGYEVVLGNGGATAFWDAAAYGLVRERSEHLAFGEFGSKFADVTTGAPFLGEPVLVKADAGSAPSVRPEPGVDAYAWPHNETSTGVMTSVVRPTGTDAGALVLVDATSGAGGLPVDVSQADVYYFAPQKNFGSDGGLWLGLFSPAARERVAQLAGSDRWIPPSLDLATALDNSAKDQTYNTPAVATLWLLADQIEWINGNGGLDWAVGRTTDSSNRLYTWAEKSPYATPFVTDPALRSLVVGTIDFADSVDAAAVAKVLRANGIVDTEPYRKLGRNQLRIGMFPAVDPDDVEALTACIDFVLDKLA; encoded by the coding sequence GTGACCTCAGCTCCTCGGATCCAGCTGCCCGACGACCTCAAGCCCCGTGACGGCCGGTTCGGCTGCGGGCCCTCCAAGGTGCGCCCGGAGGCCCTGGCCGCGCTGGCCGGCGCGGGTGCCGCGGTGATGGGCACGTCGCACCGGCAGGCTCCGGTCAAGGACCTCGTGCACCGCGTCCGGACCGGGCTGTCCGCGCTGTTCTCCGCGCCGGACGGGTACGAGGTCGTGCTGGGCAACGGCGGGGCGACCGCGTTCTGGGACGCCGCGGCGTACGGGCTGGTGCGGGAGCGGTCCGAGCACCTCGCGTTCGGTGAGTTCGGCTCGAAGTTCGCCGACGTGACCACCGGCGCGCCGTTCCTCGGCGAGCCGGTGCTGGTCAAGGCCGACGCCGGCAGCGCGCCGTCGGTGCGGCCCGAGCCCGGCGTGGACGCGTACGCCTGGCCGCACAACGAGACCTCCACCGGCGTGATGACCTCGGTCGTCCGTCCGACCGGGACGGACGCGGGCGCGCTCGTGCTCGTCGACGCCACCTCGGGCGCCGGCGGGCTGCCCGTCGACGTCAGCCAGGCCGACGTCTACTACTTCGCGCCGCAGAAGAACTTCGGCTCCGACGGCGGGCTCTGGCTGGGCCTGTTCTCGCCGGCCGCGCGGGAGCGGGTGGCGCAGCTCGCCGGCAGCGACCGGTGGATCCCGCCGTCGCTGGACCTGGCGACCGCGCTGGACAACTCGGCCAAGGACCAGACGTACAACACCCCGGCGGTGGCGACGCTCTGGCTGCTGGCCGACCAGATCGAGTGGATCAACGGCAACGGCGGGCTGGACTGGGCCGTGGGGCGGACCACCGACTCCTCGAACCGGCTCTACACCTGGGCCGAGAAGTCGCCGTACGCGACGCCGTTCGTCACCGACCCGGCGCTGCGCTCGCTGGTGGTCGGCACGATCGACTTCGCCGACTCGGTCGACGCCGCCGCGGTGGCGAAGGTGCTGCGGGCGAACGGGATCGTGGACACCGAGCCGTACCGGAAGCTGGGCCGCAACCAGCTGCGGATCGGCATGTTCCCGGCCGTCGACCCGGACGACGTCGAGGCCTTGACCGCCTGCATCGACTTCGTCCTCGACAAGCTCGCATAG
- a CDS encoding citrate synthase 2, with protein MPEDFKPGLEGVVAFETEIAEPDKEGNALRYRGVDIEDLVGRVAFGNVWGLLVDGEFNPGLPPAEPFPIPVHSGDIRVDVQSAIAMMAPYWGLGQFTDIDDEQAREDLARISVTAMSFVAQSARGLGLPAVPQKRIDQAKTIVERFMIRWRGEPDPAHIKAVDAYFVSAAEHGLNASTFTARIVASTGADGAAAISAAIGALSGPLHGGAPSRVLKMLDDVEKSGDAVGYVKGLLDRKERLMGFGHRVYRAEDPRARTLRRTAQELGSRRVEVAEALEKAAIEELTARYPDRPLRTNVEFWSAVVLDFAEVPPHMFTSMFTCARTAGWSAHIMEQKRLNKLIRPSARYLGPGPRKPEDVEGWAEMPPEYKTEKD; from the coding sequence ATGCCGGAGGACTTCAAGCCCGGGCTGGAGGGCGTCGTCGCCTTCGAGACCGAGATCGCCGAGCCGGACAAGGAGGGCAACGCGCTGCGCTACCGCGGCGTGGACATCGAGGACCTCGTCGGCCGGGTCGCGTTCGGCAACGTCTGGGGCCTGCTCGTCGACGGCGAGTTCAACCCCGGCCTGCCGCCGGCCGAGCCGTTCCCGATCCCGGTGCACTCCGGCGACATCCGGGTCGACGTGCAGAGCGCGATCGCGATGATGGCGCCGTACTGGGGGCTCGGGCAGTTCACCGACATCGACGACGAGCAGGCCCGCGAGGACCTGGCCCGGATCTCGGTCACCGCGATGTCGTTCGTGGCCCAGTCCGCCCGCGGCCTCGGCCTGCCGGCCGTACCGCAGAAGCGGATCGACCAGGCCAAGACGATCGTCGAGCGGTTCATGATCCGCTGGCGGGGCGAGCCCGACCCGGCCCACATCAAGGCTGTCGACGCGTACTTCGTCTCGGCCGCCGAGCACGGGCTGAACGCGTCCACGTTCACCGCCCGGATCGTCGCCTCCACCGGGGCCGACGGGGCGGCCGCGATCTCGGCCGCGATCGGGGCCCTGTCCGGCCCACTGCACGGCGGCGCGCCCTCGCGGGTGCTGAAGATGCTCGACGACGTCGAGAAGTCCGGCGACGCCGTCGGCTACGTCAAGGGCCTGCTGGACCGCAAGGAGCGGCTGATGGGCTTCGGGCACCGGGTCTACCGGGCCGAGGACCCCCGCGCCCGCACGCTGCGGCGCACGGCCCAGGAGCTCGGCTCCCGCCGGGTCGAGGTCGCCGAGGCGCTGGAGAAGGCCGCGATCGAGGAGCTCACCGCCCGCTACCCCGACCGTCCACTCCGGACGAACGTGGAGTTCTGGTCCGCGGTGGTGCTGGACTTCGCGGAAGTCCCACCGCACATGTTCACGTCGATGTTCACCTGCGCGCGCACGGCCGGGTGGAGCGCGCACATCATGGAGCAGAAGCGGCTGAACAAGCTCATCCGGCCCTCGGCCCGCTACCTGGGCCCCGGCCCGCGCAAGCCCGAGGACGTCGAGGGCTGGGCCGAGATGCCCCCCGAGTACAAGACCGAGAAGGACTAG
- the pdxH gene encoding pyridoxamine 5'-phosphate oxidase produces the protein MPELSSLTSVRRSYGRGSLSEEGLAADWVTQFTRWFAEASASDLVLEPNAMVVATAAPSGQPSVRTVLLRGFDADGLVFFTNYDSRKGRELTANPQVALVFSWVPLERQVIVTGTAARVSAAESAAYFHSRPRDSQVASASSAQSSVVASRAVLESAAAALAERYPDEVPAPANWGGFRVTPDSVEFWQGRPARLHDRLRFRLAAPPADWVVERLSP, from the coding sequence GTGCCCGAACTCAGCTCGCTGACCAGCGTGCGCCGGTCGTACGGTCGCGGATCCCTGTCCGAGGAGGGGCTGGCGGCGGACTGGGTGACGCAGTTCACCCGCTGGTTCGCCGAGGCCTCGGCGTCCGATCTCGTCCTCGAGCCGAACGCGATGGTGGTGGCGACAGCCGCACCGTCCGGGCAGCCGTCGGTCCGGACCGTCCTGCTGCGCGGGTTCGATGCGGACGGGCTCGTGTTCTTCACCAACTACGACTCCCGCAAGGGCCGGGAGCTGACCGCGAACCCGCAGGTCGCGCTCGTGTTCTCGTGGGTGCCGCTGGAGCGTCAGGTGATCGTGACCGGGACCGCAGCGCGGGTGTCCGCGGCCGAGTCGGCGGCCTACTTCCACTCCCGACCGCGGGACAGCCAGGTCGCGTCCGCGTCCAGCGCGCAGTCCTCGGTGGTCGCGTCCCGGGCCGTGCTCGAATCGGCCGCCGCCGCGCTGGCCGAACGCTATCCGGACGAGGTGCCGGCCCCGGCGAACTGGGGCGGGTTCCGGGTCACGCCGGACTCGGTCGAGTTCTGGCAGGGCCGGCCGGCCCGGTTGCACGACCGGCTGCGGTTCCGGCTGGCCGCGCCACCGGCGGACTGGGTCGTCGAGCGGCTGTCCCCGTGA